A DNA window from Impatiens glandulifera chromosome 7, dImpGla2.1, whole genome shotgun sequence contains the following coding sequences:
- the LOC124945922 gene encoding dynein light chain 1, cytoplasmic, with translation MLEGKAVIRETDMLKTMQLHALDLAAKSLDFYDVTEPTDIARYIKKEFDGRYGGGWQCIVGTDFGSFVTHCFGSFIYFYVGSLAILLFRGLNEPEANHFYMSEPIEA, from the exons ATGCTAGAAGGAAAGGCTGTCATAAGAGAAACCGATATGCTCAAAACCATGCAGCTACACGCTCTTGATTTAGCCGCAAAGTCCCTCGATTTCTATGACGTAACCGAGCCCACTGATATAGCTCGTTACATCAAGAAG GAATTTGATGGGCGATACGGAGGAGGATGGCAATGCATAGTTGGCACGGATTTTGGGTCATTTGTGACGCATTGTTTTGgctcatttatatatttctacGTGGGAAGCCTTGCCATTTTGCTCTTTCGTGGTTTGAATGAACCCGAAGCTAATCATTTCTACATGTCGGAGCCTATAGAAGCTTaa
- the LOC124910337 gene encoding cytochrome b6-f complex iron-sulfur subunit, chloroplastic, protein MAASTLSPSTPSLLRSSRNGIVGPSTTGEMLKCTRNNLLSAAGKEKKMNSISCQATSIPADRVPDMEKRKLLNLLLLGALSLPSTAMLVPYATFFAPPGSGGDGLGTLAKDANGNDVLAAQWIKTHGPGDRTLTQGLKGDPTYLVVENDRTLATYGINAVCTHLGCVVPFNKAENKFLCPCHGSQYNNQGRVVRGPAPLSLALAHADVNEDGKVLFVPWVETDFRTGEAPWWS, encoded by the exons ATGGCTGCCTCCACTCTTTCCCCTTCAACTCCTTCTCTG CTTCGTTCAAGCAGAAATGGAATAGTGGGTCCTTCAACAACAGGGGAAATGTTAAAATGTACAAGAAACAACTTACTGTCGGCCGCCGgaaaagagaagaagatgaattcAATTAGTTGTCAGGCAACCAGTATTCCGGCCGACAGAGTGCCGGACATGGAAAAGAGGAAGCTTTTGAATTTGCTTCTTTTGGGAGCTCTTTCTCTTCCTTCTACTGCTATGCTTGTTCCTTATGCTACCTTCTTTGCTCCACCAGG TTCCGGGGGAGATGGACTTGGAACGTTAGCAAAGGATGCGAATGGAAACGACGTTCTTGCTGCCCAATGGATCAAGACTCATGGACCTGGTGACAGGACTCTAACACAGGGCTTGAAG GGAGATCCGACATACCTGGTGGTGGAGAACGACAGAACATTAGCGACTTATGGAATAAATGCGGTATGCACTCATCTTGGATGCGTTGTTCCATTTAACAAAGCCGAAAACAAGTTCCTATGTCCTTGCCACGGTTCTCAGTACAACAACCAGGGACGTGTTGTTCGTGGCCCTGCCCCTCTC TCGTTGGCGCTGGCGCATGCTGACGTGAATGAAGATGGAAAGGTTTTGTTTGTTCCTTGGGTTGAAACAGATTTCAGGACTGGTGAAGCTCCTTGGTGGtcttga